The Pelistega ratti genome window below encodes:
- the lptB gene encoding LPS export ABC transporter ATP-binding protein, with protein MTATLDHYTDSGKLTAVGLRKTYGKRTVVQDVTLEVSSGEVVGLLGPNGAGKTTSFYMIVGLVPADFGRIEIDGHNITALPIHRRARIGLSYLPQDASIFRRLSVEQNIRAVLELRENPQTGKKLNKTQINEELENLLKELQITHIRENQALSLSGGERRRVEIARALATHPRFILLDEPFAGVDPIAVIEIQRIIRFLKERNIGVLITDHNVRETLGICDRAYIISEGTVLTSGSPDEIINNPDVRKVYLGEHFKM; from the coding sequence ATGACAGCTACACTAGATCATTATACCGATTCAGGCAAATTAACCGCAGTCGGATTACGTAAAACTTATGGCAAAAGGACGGTTGTTCAAGATGTAACCCTTGAAGTATCTAGCGGTGAAGTAGTCGGTTTACTTGGCCCAAATGGGGCAGGAAAAACAACCAGCTTTTATATGATTGTAGGGCTTGTTCCTGCTGACTTTGGTCGCATTGAAATTGATGGGCATAATATTACTGCCCTTCCAATTCATCGCCGTGCGAGAATCGGTTTATCCTATCTACCTCAAGATGCATCTATTTTTCGCCGTTTGAGTGTTGAACAAAATATTCGTGCGGTTTTAGAGCTTCGTGAAAACCCTCAAACAGGAAAAAAACTTAATAAAACACAAATTAATGAAGAGCTTGAGAATTTACTCAAAGAATTACAAATTACGCATATTCGTGAGAACCAAGCCCTCTCTTTATCAGGTGGCGAACGCCGCCGTGTCGAAATTGCTCGGGCACTTGCCACACACCCTCGTTTTATTTTATTAGATGAACCTTTTGCTGGCGTTGACCCTATTGCTGTCATTGAAATTCAACGGATTATTCGTTTCCTGAAAGAACGTAATATCGGTGTTTTAATTACCGACCACAATGTAAGAGAAACACTTGGTATTTGTGATCGTGCCTATATTATCTCTGAAGGAACAGTTTTAACTAGTGGCTCACCTGATGAAATCATCAATAACCCAGATGTACGCAAAGTTTACCTTGGTGAACACTTTAAGATGTAA
- a CDS encoding PTS sugar transporter subunit IIA — protein sequence MNQLSSILSLQNILLDITATSKKRAFEQVALLFENNEGIARSTVFDGLFSRERLGSTALGHGVAIPHGRIPKLEKPHAAFVRLSTPIPFDAPDGKNVQLLVCLLVPESATQQHLDLLAAIAQKLSDDTIYQQLLTETDPQTILNLLS from the coding sequence ATGAATCAATTATCTTCTATATTATCGCTCCAGAATATCCTATTGGATATTACTGCGACAAGCAAAAAACGAGCCTTTGAACAAGTGGCCTTACTGTTTGAAAATAATGAAGGGATTGCCCGTTCAACAGTATTTGATGGTTTATTTTCTCGTGAGCGCCTAGGCTCAACAGCCCTAGGACACGGTGTGGCTATTCCGCATGGACGTATTCCAAAACTGGAAAAACCCCATGCCGCCTTTGTTCGTCTATCAACACCTATTCCTTTTGATGCACCTGATGGTAAGAATGTGCAATTATTAGTCTGTTTACTCGTACCTGAAAGTGCGACACAACAGCATTTAGACTTACTAGCGGCTATTGCGCAGAAACTCTCTGATGATACGATTTATCAGCAACTGCTCACTGAAACAGATCCTCAAACCATTCTTAACCTACTAAGCTAA
- a CDS encoding KdsC family phosphatase produces MTKLRHPSETLILSKIPETIRSRAENIRLIAFDVDGVLTDGSLFYSDTGEQLKRFNALDGHGFRMLQQSGIKVALITGRSGGIVTRRAAELGISLLYQDARDKGKLIEDIATEHQLTLEQIAYMGDDIIDLEALRKVGLAATVPHAPFYIQQASHWVSTIAGGQGAARELTDIILSAQGLLGAFLQGSTLVRGIAIQ; encoded by the coding sequence ATGACTAAACTACGACATCCTTCTGAAACACTTATTCTCTCTAAAATTCCAGAAACGATCCGTTCTCGTGCTGAAAATATCCGTCTTATTGCTTTTGATGTAGATGGCGTACTCACCGATGGCTCACTTTTTTATAGTGATACAGGGGAACAATTAAAGCGCTTTAATGCCTTAGATGGACATGGTTTCCGAATGCTGCAACAAAGTGGAATTAAAGTCGCACTGATTACAGGTCGAAGTGGCGGCATTGTTACTCGCCGAGCTGCCGAACTGGGGATTAGTTTACTTTACCAAGATGCACGCGATAAAGGCAAACTAATTGAAGACATTGCGACAGAGCATCAACTCACGCTTGAGCAAATTGCCTATATGGGTGATGATATTATTGATTTAGAAGCCTTACGCAAAGTCGGTCTGGCAGCAACCGTTCCTCATGCTCCTTTCTATATTCAACAAGCCTCTCACTGGGTAAGTACGATTGCAGGAGGGCAAGGGGCAGCTCGAGAACTAACTGATATTATTCTTTCTGCTCAAGGGCTATTAGGTGCATTTTTACAAGGTAGCACTCTTGTCCGTGGTATCGCGATACAATAA
- a CDS encoding ubiquinone biosynthesis accessory factor UbiJ — MFPTFFRPQSVVVKVLNRLISKEEWALKKTKIHANKNIRFNMGSFHIMLTILPSGLLTLAPDTVKANVILTVQDEAIKLFPTILFEKKGIDEFDAYLHIEGDAGLARLVSELAHDLRWDIEAEIVYLFGPFIGYLLVDSFKKTKTLGAKGLEKTKDFLSQDYHVIVQSPVVQQLKEETLSLQQRLTRLEQRLQRLQKV, encoded by the coding sequence ATGTTTCCTACTTTTTTTCGTCCACAGTCCGTTGTGGTTAAAGTATTAAATAGGCTTATTTCAAAAGAAGAATGGGCACTTAAAAAAACAAAAATACATGCCAATAAAAATATTCGTTTTAATATGGGATCTTTCCATATTATGCTGACAATTTTACCGAGTGGACTCCTTACATTAGCACCAGATACGGTAAAAGCAAATGTAATCTTAACAGTACAAGATGAAGCAATAAAATTATTTCCAACGATACTTTTTGAGAAAAAGGGTATCGATGAATTTGATGCGTACTTACATATTGAAGGTGATGCAGGATTAGCTCGACTGGTATCAGAGTTAGCCCATGATTTACGCTGGGATATTGAAGCAGAAATAGTGTATTTATTTGGCCCTTTTATAGGATATTTATTGGTGGATAGTTTTAAGAAAACTAAGACGCTAGGTGCAAAGGGCTTAGAGAAAACAAAAGATTTTTTAAGTCAAGACTACCATGTCATTGTACAATCACCCGTAGTGCAACAACTCAAAGAAGAAACACTTTCTTTACAACAACGTTTAACTCGCTTAGAACAACGACTCCAACGATTACAGAAGGTATAG
- the hpf gene encoding ribosome hibernation-promoting factor, HPF/YfiA family — protein MNLHISGHHLDITPAINDYVQKKLDRVLRHIDNIIDIQVILSKEPLKQKAEMTLRVPGKDIHAESIDDNLYAAIDLLIDKIDRLVVKHKEKQKKFV, from the coding sequence ATGAATTTACACATCTCTGGTCATCATCTTGACATTACCCCTGCCATCAATGATTATGTACAGAAAAAACTCGACCGTGTACTACGACATATTGATAATATCATTGATATACAAGTCATTCTCTCAAAAGAACCACTTAAACAAAAAGCAGAAATGACACTACGCGTTCCGGGTAAAGATATTCATGCTGAATCTATTGATGACAACCTTTATGCTGCCATTGATTTACTGATTGACAAGATTGATCGTCTTGTCGTTAAACACAAAGAAAAACAGAAAAAGTTTGTCTAA
- the lptA gene encoding lipopolysaccharide transport periplasmic protein LptA has product MKKLILTLSLMSVPFLVNAQTTAPEEPEILVVSDSLSYDDINKTSQFTGNVILTRGLMRLTADTLHITTDDKGAQHAQATVSTSPKITIYEERPDTYEIINAEGKLATYDEDTEIMHLKGQAVVTRQICGKTIDLLRGDTITYNSKKGTYLATGGANAPDKTRVRSVFQARSKADAAIAECQKRYQGKPMPSKLTR; this is encoded by the coding sequence ATGAAGAAGCTTATACTAACATTAAGCCTAATGAGTGTACCGTTTTTGGTTAATGCACAAACAACAGCACCTGAAGAGCCAGAAATTTTAGTGGTTTCTGATTCACTTAGCTATGATGATATTAATAAAACAAGCCAATTTACGGGAAATGTTATTCTCACCAGAGGATTAATGCGCCTAACTGCAGATACACTTCATATCACTACAGATGATAAGGGGGCTCAGCACGCTCAAGCAACCGTATCCACCTCTCCCAAAATTACCATTTATGAGGAACGCCCCGATACCTATGAAATCATCAATGCTGAGGGAAAACTAGCGACATATGATGAAGACACCGAAATCATGCATCTTAAAGGGCAAGCTGTTGTTACACGTCAAATCTGTGGAAAAACAATTGATCTGCTAAGAGGCGATACCATTACCTACAATAGCAAGAAAGGGACATATCTTGCCACAGGTGGTGCTAATGCGCCTGATAAAACGCGTGTTCGCTCTGTTTTCCAAGCTCGTTCTAAAGCAGATGCCGCTATTGCTGAATGCCAAAAACGATACCAAGGCAAACCCATGCCCTCAAAACTTACTCGATAA
- the hprK gene encoding HPr(Ser) kinase/phosphatase codes for MLSIQELIDDNAEALKFSWKAGQVSAGRSLPKSIDAAADLVGHLNFIHPARIQVFGKEEIDFFNQLSPVHQERALIDLAEGGVPALIMAETSEAPQNIILFCQRSKIPLLYSPFNSAKVIDVLRVYLARRYAPTTTVHGVFMDVLGLGVLITSESGLGKSELALELISRGHGLVADDAVEFSRTTPTLIEGQCPELLRNLLEVRGLGLLDIRTIFGETSVRRKMSLKLIVHLVRANNEKFERLPIQDQTQDLLGLPVRRVMLQVAAGRNLAVLVEAAVRNTILKLRGIDTLSEFMERQSKAILENTRL; via the coding sequence ATGCTATCTATTCAAGAACTTATTGATGACAACGCTGAAGCCCTTAAATTTTCATGGAAAGCGGGTCAAGTATCCGCTGGGCGATCTTTACCAAAATCAATTGATGCCGCTGCTGATTTAGTAGGACACCTTAATTTTATTCACCCTGCTCGCATTCAAGTTTTTGGAAAAGAGGAAATTGACTTTTTTAATCAACTTTCCCCCGTTCATCAAGAGAGAGCCTTAATTGATTTGGCAGAAGGAGGCGTTCCTGCATTAATTATGGCAGAGACATCAGAAGCCCCTCAAAATATCATTCTCTTCTGCCAACGAAGCAAAATCCCTTTACTCTACTCTCCTTTCAATTCAGCCAAAGTCATTGATGTTTTGCGTGTTTATTTAGCACGCCGTTATGCTCCCACAACAACCGTACATGGTGTTTTTATGGACGTATTGGGGCTTGGCGTACTCATTACAAGTGAGTCTGGCTTAGGTAAAAGTGAGCTTGCTTTAGAACTTATTTCCCGTGGGCATGGTTTAGTAGCAGATGATGCAGTAGAGTTTTCTCGCACAACTCCCACACTTATAGAGGGACAATGCCCTGAATTGCTCCGTAATTTATTAGAAGTTAGAGGGTTAGGGCTACTTGATATTCGTACAATCTTTGGTGAAACATCTGTTCGCCGCAAAATGTCGTTAAAATTAATTGTGCATCTTGTCCGTGCGAATAATGAAAAATTTGAACGTTTACCTATTCAGGATCAAACACAAGATTTATTAGGATTACCTGTACGTCGTGTAATGCTACAGGTGGCAGCTGGACGTAACTTAGCTGTATTGGTTGAAGCGGCTGTACGCAATACTATTCTTAAACTAAGAGGGATTGATACAC
- a CDS encoding adenine phosphoribosyltransferase — protein MQYNPVEMIGQSIRSIPDWPKQGITFRDITPVLQNPRTFRMLIDIFVARYMQQQLDLVAGVDARGFIIGSVIAYELNLGFIPIRKKGKLPFETVGEEYHLEYGQASVEIHVDAVKEGQRVLLIDDLIATGGTLLAANRLLNRLGANVVEAASIIDLPDLGGSTLIKETGLPVFSLYSF, from the coding sequence ATGCAATATAATCCTGTAGAAATGATTGGTCAATCTATTCGCTCTATTCCTGATTGGCCTAAACAGGGCATTACTTTTAGGGATATTACCCCTGTCCTTCAAAACCCCCGTACTTTCCGTATGCTGATTGATATTTTTGTAGCTCGCTATATGCAGCAACAATTAGACTTGGTGGCTGGTGTTGATGCAAGAGGGTTTATTATTGGAAGCGTTATCGCCTATGAGCTTAATCTTGGCTTTATTCCTATCCGTAAGAAAGGTAAACTTCCTTTTGAGACGGTTGGTGAAGAATATCATTTAGAGTATGGGCAAGCCTCGGTTGAGATTCATGTCGATGCGGTAAAAGAAGGGCAACGTGTTTTATTAATTGATGACTTAATTGCAACGGGTGGAACGCTACTAGCGGCTAATCGTCTATTAAACCGTTTGGGGGCTAATGTCGTAGAAGCGGCTTCTATTATTGATTTACCCGATTTGGGTGGTTCTACCTTGATTAAAGAAACAGGCTTACCCGTATTTAGTCTTTATTCTTTTTAA
- a CDS encoding Tim44 domain-containing protein, translating into MRHSWTKFLLAAMVVVSSVTVVSVEAEAARMGRGGSFGRQSSNIMRTPATQAPTAPAMRNNANNTNNAATSRATPNTAATQPRSGFSRFLGPIAGIAAGLGIAALLSSLGLGAAAAEFFSSLILIGLVVFGVMFIIRRLRANSSPRYAANGPQASAYAQDNTVQAKDFFQQRTTTTSPSVNEGINTLSSPSVAETVSQAIDSNWFIPSDFDKTAFLQEAKKQFMHIQALWDKGDVQQLHQYLTDDLLKELAPQISAQTGTTQTEIVLLNAELLGIEKIMDTDGEGHLASVRFSGMIREEANQPTMRFEEVWNLYKTAQTGWLLAGIQQIQ; encoded by the coding sequence ATGCGTCATTCTTGGACTAAATTTTTATTAGCTGCAATGGTTGTTGTTTCTTCGGTTACTGTTGTGAGTGTAGAGGCAGAGGCAGCTCGAATGGGGCGAGGTGGTAGTTTTGGTCGCCAATCAAGCAATATTATGCGTACACCAGCTACACAAGCACCTACAGCACCGGCTATGCGTAATAATGCAAACAATACGAATAATGCTGCTACTTCTCGTGCTACACCGAATACTGCGGCGACACAGCCTAGAAGTGGTTTTTCTCGCTTCTTAGGGCCTATTGCCGGTATTGCTGCAGGTTTAGGTATTGCGGCTCTTTTATCTAGCCTAGGATTAGGGGCTGCAGCGGCAGAATTTTTCTCTAGCTTGATTTTAATCGGTCTTGTGGTGTTTGGTGTTATGTTTATTATTCGCCGCTTACGAGCTAATTCTTCCCCTCGTTATGCCGCAAATGGTCCACAAGCGAGTGCTTATGCGCAGGATAATACTGTACAGGCAAAGGATTTTTTCCAGCAACGTACTACAACAACATCTCCAAGTGTAAATGAAGGAATTAATACCCTGTCTTCTCCTTCGGTTGCAGAGACGGTTTCACAGGCTATTGATAGTAATTGGTTTATTCCTAGCGATTTTGATAAAACGGCTTTCTTACAAGAAGCTAAAAAGCAATTTATGCATATCCAAGCACTATGGGACAAAGGGGATGTTCAACAATTACATCAATACCTTACTGATGATTTGCTTAAAGAGTTAGCCCCTCAGATTTCTGCACAAACAGGGACAACACAGACAGAAATTGTATTATTAAATGCAGAATTACTGGGTATTGAAAAAATTATGGATACGGACGGAGAAGGGCATTTAGCTAGTGTGCGTTTCTCTGGCATGATTCGAGAAGAAGCTAATCAACCGACAATGCGATTTGAAGAAGTATGGAACCTTTATAAAACAGCACAAACAGGTTGGTTGCTTGCAGGTATTCAACAAATACAATAA
- the ilvA gene encoding threonine ammonia-lyase, biosynthetic, translating into MDETYLKKILTAKVYEVAQETSLDYAKLLSARLNNDIYLKREDKQQVFSFKIRGAYNKMAHLSRKELDRGVIAASAGNHAQGVAFSAKKLGCRAVIVMPISTPQVKIDAVKRLGGEVVLAGTSYTDAYNHAIELEKKEKLTFVHPFDDPYVIAGQGTVAIEILRQANKKPDAIFCAIGGGGLIAGVAAYIKALDPTIRIIGVQTEDSCAMIKSVKSNRRITLNDVGLFSDGTAVKQVGVETFKLCKTLVDDYITVNTDEICAALRDVFQDTRNILEPAGALSVAGAKKYAQQHHWEGKQLIAVTSGANMNFDRLRYVAERAEVGENKEVIFSVTMPEIKGSFKQLLASLDNRAVTEFNYRISNESLAHVFVGVQISHPDEADKIRKQIEKRKFTVYNLTNDDLAKTHLRYMVGGKSDLAVHEVLYRFEFPERPGALSLFLNSMSPEWNISLFHYRNMGGDFGHVLVGMQVPPSDKQAFKDFLNNLGYPYINESNNPAYRLFL; encoded by the coding sequence ATGGACGAAACTTATTTAAAAAAAATTCTTACGGCAAAAGTTTATGAAGTTGCGCAAGAAACAAGCCTAGATTATGCCAAACTTTTATCAGCTCGACTTAATAACGATATTTACCTCAAAAGAGAAGATAAACAACAAGTTTTTAGTTTCAAAATTCGAGGGGCTTACAATAAAATGGCTCATCTTTCTCGCAAAGAACTCGATAGAGGGGTGATTGCTGCATCAGCAGGAAATCATGCACAAGGAGTTGCGTTTTCAGCCAAAAAACTAGGTTGTCGTGCGGTCATTGTCATGCCTATCTCTACCCCACAGGTTAAAATTGATGCGGTTAAACGACTAGGCGGAGAAGTGGTGCTGGCGGGAACAAGTTATACCGATGCATATAATCATGCCATTGAACTAGAGAAAAAAGAAAAATTAACCTTTGTCCACCCCTTTGATGATCCCTATGTCATTGCAGGGCAAGGGACAGTAGCAATAGAAATTCTACGTCAAGCCAATAAAAAACCAGATGCAATTTTCTGTGCTATTGGTGGAGGCGGTCTTATTGCAGGGGTTGCAGCTTATATTAAAGCATTAGACCCCACTATCCGTATCATTGGTGTACAAACTGAAGATTCTTGCGCCATGATTAAGAGCGTTAAAAGTAATCGCCGTATTACGCTCAATGATGTAGGTTTATTCTCTGATGGGACTGCCGTTAAACAAGTCGGTGTAGAGACATTTAAACTCTGTAAAACACTTGTAGATGACTATATCACCGTTAATACCGATGAGATTTGTGCCGCACTACGCGATGTATTTCAAGATACACGAAATATTTTAGAACCTGCTGGTGCTTTGTCGGTAGCGGGGGCAAAAAAATATGCTCAACAACATCACTGGGAAGGGAAACAGCTCATAGCAGTGACTTCTGGTGCAAACATGAACTTTGATCGTTTACGTTATGTGGCTGAACGAGCAGAAGTCGGTGAGAATAAAGAGGTAATTTTCTCTGTTACTATGCCTGAAATCAAGGGGAGTTTTAAACAACTCTTGGCTTCCCTAGATAATCGTGCCGTCACAGAGTTTAACTATCGCATTTCCAATGAATCTTTAGCACATGTATTTGTAGGGGTGCAAATTAGCCATCCTGATGAAGCAGATAAAATCCGTAAACAAATCGAAAAACGCAAATTTACTGTCTATAACCTTACCAATGACGATTTAGCTAAAACACATTTACGTTATATGGTGGGCGGAAAATCAGATTTAGCCGTACATGAAGTGCTTTATCGCTTTGAGTTCCCTGAACGTCCCGGTGCATTATCACTCTTTTTAAACTCAATGAGTCCAGAATGGAATATTAGCCTTTTCCACTATCGTAATATGGGCGGTGATTTTGGTCATGTCTTAGTCGGTATGCAAGTTCCTCCTTCGGATAAACAAGCCTTTAAGGATTTTCTCAATAATTTAGGGTATCCCTATATCAATGAATCCAATAACCCTGCTTATCGTTTATTCTTATAG
- the lptC gene encoding LPS export ABC transporter periplasmic protein LptC, producing the protein MKERLPTFIALFLLIILVIATWWAADYTQRAIPIEPPVQITHEPDAWSGNFVMISSDNQGIATNRLTGTQLVHYPDDDSYEASHATLFGIRPDTPRTQASADKVTLKDKGDFILMQGNAHIHRFPSEDTSALDIRSEELTVLPNESIIKTDKPADVLQGNSRMQGKGMIYNNKTRRLEVFANTDVVISPQDINKANKDKP; encoded by the coding sequence ATGAAAGAAAGACTTCCTACGTTTATTGCCTTATTTTTATTGATTATCCTTGTTATTGCAACATGGTGGGCTGCGGATTATACACAAAGAGCCATACCTATTGAACCACCTGTGCAAATTACCCATGAACCTGATGCATGGTCAGGTAATTTTGTAATGATTTCATCTGATAATCAAGGTATTGCAACCAATCGGCTAACTGGAACACAGTTGGTACACTATCCTGATGATGATTCTTATGAAGCAAGTCATGCTACCTTATTTGGGATTCGTCCTGATACGCCTCGTACACAAGCAAGTGCCGATAAAGTAACACTAAAAGACAAAGGTGATTTTATTCTAATGCAAGGTAATGCCCATATTCACCGCTTCCCTAGTGAAGATACCTCCGCATTAGATATTCGTAGTGAAGAACTCACCGTTTTACCTAATGAGAGTATTATTAAAACAGATAAACCAGCTGATGTACTTCAAGGCAATTCTCGTATGCAAGGGAAAGGAATGATTTACAATAATAAGACACGTCGTTTAGAAGTATTTGCCAATACGGATGTTGTTATTTCTCCACAAGATATTAATAAAGCAAACAAGGATAAACCATAA
- the ubiE gene encoding bifunctional demethylmenaquinone methyltransferase/2-methoxy-6-polyprenyl-1,4-benzoquinol methylase UbiE yields the protein MDIENKPSEQETTHFGFQTVKEGEKAQKVANVFHSVAQRYDVMNDFMSVGLHRIWKVFTIGKSHVRPGMKVLDIAAGTGDLTLAFAKKVGKTGEVWHTDINESMLSVGRDRLIDKGFSLPSVVCDAEALPFPDNYFDIVTVAFGLRNMTHKDKALAEMYRVLKLGGKLLVLEFSHIYKPLAPAYDWYSFNILPWLGKKVAQDEESYRYLAESIRMHPDQETLAKMMQTVGFERVNYHNMTAGIVALHEGVKLK from the coding sequence ATGGATATTGAAAATAAACCATCTGAACAAGAAACAACCCATTTTGGTTTCCAAACAGTAAAAGAGGGAGAAAAAGCCCAAAAGGTCGCTAATGTTTTTCATTCAGTGGCGCAACGCTATGATGTGATGAATGACTTTATGTCAGTAGGATTACACCGCATTTGGAAAGTATTTACGATTGGTAAATCACATGTTCGTCCTGGTATGAAAGTATTGGATATTGCGGCAGGAACGGGTGATTTAACCCTTGCTTTTGCCAAAAAAGTGGGTAAAACAGGCGAGGTATGGCATACCGATATTAATGAGTCTATGCTGAGTGTTGGGCGAGATCGTCTTATTGATAAGGGATTTAGCTTGCCAAGTGTTGTCTGTGATGCAGAAGCGTTACCTTTTCCCGATAACTACTTTGATATTGTAACGGTTGCTTTTGGCTTACGAAATATGACGCACAAGGATAAAGCATTAGCAGAAATGTATAGAGTGCTTAAACTAGGTGGTAAGCTACTGGTGCTAGAGTTTTCGCATATTTATAAACCACTTGCTCCTGCTTATGATTGGTATTCTTTTAATATTCTTCCGTGGTTAGGTAAAAAAGTAGCGCAAGATGAAGAGAGTTATCGTTATTTAGCGGAATCTATCCGTATGCACCCTGATCAAGAAACATTAGCGAAGATGATGCAAACGGTCGGGTTTGAGCGTGTTAATTATCATAATATGACTGCTGGTATTGTGGCATTGCATGAGGGGGTTAAATTAAAATAG
- a CDS encoding KpsF/GutQ family sugar-phosphate isomerase — protein sequence MKLSQQYLQTGRQTITIEAEALLLLANRLDEAFTQAVQTLLDCKGRVVVTGIGKSGHIGRKIAATLASTGSPAFFVHSAEAVHGDLGMITGEDVVIAISYSGQSNELSTILPVIRRLGTKIICICGNKDSDLAKLSDIFLNAHIEKEACPLGLAPTASTTVTLALGDALAVACLEARHFGASDFARSHPGGALGRRLLTHVYDVMRQGDTLPIVSPDTPLTQALEVMSKKHMGMVIIINPDNEPMGIFTDGDLRRLIQKKGDIRPYTLGEVMSKSPKTILDTTLAIEAASIMESEKISHILVINTKGKLVGAVHMHDLMVKKVI from the coding sequence ATGAAACTTTCTCAACAATACCTCCAAACAGGTCGTCAAACTATCACGATTGAAGCAGAGGCCTTATTGTTACTAGCAAATCGCTTAGATGAGGCATTTACACAAGCCGTTCAAACCTTACTTGATTGCAAAGGGAGGGTTGTTGTTACGGGTATTGGTAAATCAGGTCATATCGGTCGTAAGATTGCCGCCACCCTTGCCTCTACAGGCTCTCCCGCTTTTTTTGTACATTCTGCAGAAGCCGTACATGGTGATTTGGGTATGATTACTGGTGAAGATGTTGTTATTGCCATTTCCTATTCAGGACAATCCAATGAGCTATCGACTATTCTTCCTGTTATTCGCCGTTTAGGTACTAAAATCATCTGTATCTGTGGGAATAAGGACTCTGATTTAGCAAAATTAAGTGATATTTTCCTAAATGCTCATATTGAGAAAGAAGCCTGCCCTCTTGGTCTTGCACCCACCGCTAGTACAACAGTAACGCTGGCATTAGGCGATGCTTTAGCAGTCGCTTGCCTAGAAGCACGTCATTTTGGTGCATCTGATTTTGCTCGCTCTCACCCCGGCGGTGCATTAGGAAGACGTTTATTAACACACGTCTATGATGTGATGCGCCAAGGGGATACTCTCCCTATTGTTTCACCCGATACACCACTAACCCAAGCCCTTGAGGTTATGTCTAAAAAACATATGGGAATGGTGATTATTATCAATCCAGATAACGAGCCAATGGGTATTTTTACAGATGGTGATTTACGGCGACTCATCCAAAAGAAAGGGGATATTCGCCCCTATACACTGGGAGAAGTGATGTCTAAATCTCCTAAAACTATTCTTGATACCACCCTTGCTATAGAAGCAGCCAGTATAATGGAATCTGAGAAAATCTCACATATTCTTGTTATTAATACCAAGGGTAAGCTAGTTGGTGCAGTTCATATGCATGACCTTATGGTTAAAAAAGTAATTTAG